The sequence TGGTCCTGAGCCAAGCCCACCTGCTGGAGCCACTCCACAAGTTCACAGCCAAGAAAACAGTCCACCTGAGTCCTCTTCCCACACCTGAATGTCAAAAGAACCATTCACTTAAAGGTCCATAAACTTTTTatggaaaaagagaggaagcaAATAGAGCCCACATGCACCAAAACTTTAAGAAGTAATATTTTTgcaatgtatttttgtattcaaaTGACTACAAGGGCCCAGATGCATTTAACTCTGGATTTGCGACTAAAACTGTGTGTCAccacaaaagcagaaatatgCATACACAGTCTTTTTGTCAGGTTCATAGAGTTGTGCGTACGCCTGTCTCTGTTGTATAACTCAATCACTTTGTCATGTTAGTTTTCTCCACGCCCACAATTCCCACTTAAACACGAGTTTGCATTATGATACCGGTGCTCCTCCACCATTTGTTACCTTTCAATGAGAAACTCTGTAAAGAGCAATTTCACAGACTGTCCACATTAGCAAGGTTCGCCAACGGTGCCAGAACAGCAGCTGTGGAAACACGTAGCTTCTATACCACTTAatctttctaaaacatttctGGAAACCATCACTGCAGTAAAATCtcaatcatcattattattaaacgCTAAAATCTCAATCATCATGAATATTAAACGTAAGGAGGatgattaattaataattcCTAGCGCACATGTTTAAACTTtctttacaaagtgcttcatgaCAAAATTAAATGATCATTAATAGGGGtgaatataacaaaaaattatgaaattatcaCTCATAAATAATTTGAGGTGCATTTTATGATGTgtagcaaaaataataatgagtgAAATCAgcaaacaacctgaaaacaatATTATCTTTATGACCTTATATTTAATCTCCTCCTCATTATTTCACTGGTGGCTATCTCAGCTAAAACTGTGAGTACATCTAGTGTGAAGAATGTGAAAGGTGCACACATGCTCGTTACACACTTCCTCCTTTAGTAATACCAGTTAATGTGTAAGGTTTTTGTACGCATTGTTTTTGTGCGTAAACATCATTTATGCATCTGGCCGCGGGACTTATTTCTCCACATGTTAGAGAACATGTTTattcaagacatttctcatCGACCTCTGACCAGAGCTGCAGTGAGTAAGACAACGAGCCCTCAccttctttttttgacaatgtCAATGAAACACTGATCCTTGTGGTATTTGGTGAACTGAGTGCAAGTCATCCTGATTTCCTCGGGTAAATCAGTCTCCGGTTGCTGTTCTTGCTTCCTTCCATGCCACAGACTGTATAACCTAAAcaacattcacaaaaacaaaatatgaacagAGTATGTATACACAGCTCATATGCTATGttgtgtgtataaaaaaaacttaaaatgtgcaAGGCGTTGTTTAATCACATAAATGTTCTTTACCTCTTCTTAAACGGCAGTATAATTAAATGCTTGTCCAGTCCAAACAGAGCAAAGGAGAGAAAACCCTGGTGACAGAAAACATGTAATGAAACTGGGGCTGCAGGGGTGATTTATGTTTACAGTCTTGGTCCCACAGTATCGGGTACACCAACCTGTCCATAGTTGGCCACAGCACAGAAGAACTGCAGCTCCAGGTAGAGTCTACCAGGAACAGCATTGAAGAGCAACCACAAGCAGCTGGACAGGTTCTGCCGTAACAGGAAATCAGAGGGGTTTTCCATTTGAGATGTACAACTAGAATAATCCTGCTTACAGAACAACAACCAGTTGAGTGAACTCAGTACATTAAGTACATGTACTGAACAGccttaaaaaatatgtgcatttacagtttatttacattcacagaaacacatttaacCACCACACGATTTATTGATATTTACTAgtcatatttaatatattttctataataataatccaaacataataattttctaatgggTTTCTTTCGAGAAGGCTTCCTCCGACACTGAGTGAGTGATTTGGAAATTACACAGCTCAGCCATTTGTGTCTGATTTGGTTTGTGATGCACTAAATATAATGATGCAGGCAGTAAGGCTGACTTCATGTCACTGTAGAAGTGAAAGGTGGTGGTTTACTCACAGCAAGCAAGCTGACAGTCAGAAGCAGACATAAGAGCACATGACGGGCCACTTGTCTATCTGCAACCTGTTGGAGCTCCTCCACTCGGGCAAGCAGGCAGTCTGTGGACACGCAGCTGTTCTCACACTGACCTGAGGAGGGTAGCACAACGCAGAAATACTTAATGTCCACGAAAAGCTGTTCCTTCTTAATGTTTATGATCATTCTGTGCTGATGTTTAGGTTTTGCCTATTGAGGTTTAAAGCTTTAGTTGgcagattttataaaaaatcttttgccatattttttgaAACCTTCACTATATTCACACAGGACTAAaggagacagataatctgtgaaaaaatgataTTCCTTTGCCTTCTGTATTGCCTTTTAGGGCTTCTAATGTCATtaacacatgtaaacaaaaataactaaTCAGATTTGAGTCAAATGTTGCctgtgaactgcagtcaaactaggcagtgttgatcaaatatgaatcaagattctgttactgcattgcctatttctaaCCACAGATATTGTCAGAAACttttagtgtactgttaagATGCAAAAGAGAAGGTTGGTCTGGCCGATGGATGACGCTTGGTACTTTGATCAAATGTCACATTGTTTCTCATATAACCACTGAACAGCACGCTaaaatttgtttctgaaaatatttgagacGAGAAATATACGATGTAGTAAAATgttcttgattcatatttgaccAGCACTGCccagtttgacagtttaatcACAGTTCACAAGCACTGACTGACATGATTGAAGGCTGCATTAGAGACTCTTCAGCTCTGCACGGAGGagagaaattattttctttttatttattcctgcaaaatgaaaatgtatgctTATTACTTATAAATACAGTACCTGTGAGTGTGGTTGGTGTGTTGTTCACATTTGTGCTGATGATCATGTCAGGCATGGGCTGGGTTGGTGCACAGTCACATATGAGGCACGCTGATAACAAAGTGATAAAAGTGAGTgattcttcaccatgctacttAAATATCCTCCAAGTTCACACGAGAGGCAAAAAACACATGCAATATATGAATAATACAACATTACTACCATTATAAAGCTAATAGTGATACTGAAACATACACTTTCACTTTTCAACAATTGACATAAATATATGTTGAATAACTTGAGAATGTTTTCATGCAACTTCCTATGTGACTAGACCCAACTTTCCCTTAATGATCTGagtatttttaagcagtttctaTTTACCACCCACTTAATTTTTATCAGTATATTAACAGTACTTGCAATGAGATGTTAGAATCATAATATATTGTAACAACCTTGTATCCTACACATCACATTCATATAGTTATGAAGTGTTTCCCTTCACCACCTGCAGAGCTGGTTTGCATCTATTGTAACAGAACGTCAATTAATCTTAACACTGACTTCTTAACATTTCCtttcaaatattaaacaaaCCATAGAAGCTCAGTTCAAACATTTGTTTCTATGGCTTGATTTATAAGAAATTATGTGTTCAACATTAACTTCAAATAACTAAGTCAAATTATCAGGAACTTCAGATACCATGTTTCCTACAGATAGTGACATTCAAAAAGTTTGttcctgctttttttcagtgtatacTTTGTGACTcgaggggatttttttttcacccatgtATATGAAAATGATCTGTAGGAGGAAGAACATCAGACAGAAGTTACATTGCCTACGTGGCAGTTTGCTGTAGACTTATAGATAAGGAGTTAGTCTTGACTTTGGATTATTgattgttcttttcttttccttttaactGGAACTCTGTcaactgacaaaacattttaagatataAGAACTTCCTCTATATGCTCTAGTGATTATCATGTGCTGTGATATTAATCACCACACTATTGTACTTGGCAACCTAGTATTTATTCAGTGTCATTAAGGTGACATACTAGCAAAGATTAAACGGTTGAATTAAAGTCTCACTTAGATGATCTCTGCATGTAAAAATACCTCCGTTGGGATCTCCAGATGATGTGACTGGCTCAAACAGAGTCTGGTTTTCTGGGTCAACCTCAGTCACAAGAGCCTCTGCTGAGTCTTCCTCTTGGGTTTGGTCATTTTGGGCCCAGCTTCCTCTACTGAGACAAACAAGAGAGCTCCCTCCCAGCAGTATACCAAAGGCAAGTACAACTGTGGTACAGATTATCTGtaaaagaacacacacaaacagacaagcAACTTTTGAGTTATTCTCGGTGGGTTCAGAAATAGTTCTTAAAGGTCTCAAATTATGCACATTTTAAGGTTCAGTCTTATATCTTGGGTTACTACTAGAGCGTgtttacatgcatacatacatacgtgtttacattatttttctcatactgtctgctTGAATATGCCTGTATTCATTGAGTCTGAAAAGCTCTGTTTAACACCTCTCTCTTTGAGCCCCCTCCTGAAAatgcccagtctgctctgataaGTCAGGGTTTTCATATCTTTCACATTTGCACTCTCAAAATCTCTACACTGTCAATACATCCAGGGAACGACTGTAACTGCACTATGGCGGCATTTCTGCCTTCATATTGTATAGCTGTGACATTACAACTTTACAGAAGTCCTGACGGCTTATTTAACGGCACACTTTTTGAATACAGGTTGTGTGTATTTCTCTGTGGAATGAGTGTTTTGATATTTGTGCAGTACTTATGAAGCATCTATACATGCTTATGATAAAATGGGAtttaaatctgactttttacaatacaggaactttaaatggcagaaaaaatgaatgatttcCACTTATGTTGTTACCTGTGGTTTGCCGTAAAAGAAAGCAGAGTCAATTGTGTCAGACATTCTTTGTCCAGAAATGAGCAACACAGCAGTCACTGAGGCTGGAACCCTATTTTAACAGacaaaattcacaacaaaatcaCTGGTGTTAccaaatgcaaaacataaatcAGTTAAATGGCACTGAATTGCAGACTGAATCTTCAGAAATCTAAAAAGTTTGATCATTTAATTCAAGTGAGGTACCATTACACCTGAAAAATCACCCTCAGTGCTCTTGCTCTTAGCTTTGGGTGGTACCTGTCCATGTATGCGAATATTGCCCAACATGTTAATTTTACTTAAGAGTAGACATTCTGCTTATGGCTCCACTTTCGAGTATACAATACAATCTAGCTTagtttcatttctgtgtttagtCCTCTTTATAGTGACTCACCCCCAGCCTGCAATGACAAACATGCCTGGTGAAACTTTCACATCCTCAAAACCCTTCATAAGCACAAGAGAGAGTGCTATTAAACCTGTAACGACAAAATgtgacaacatttaaaaaattagcaaTCATTCTTCAGATGTCTGAGCTCACCAAGATAATGAATGCAGGAAATGTGAGCTTAATGTGGGCGGATGGTTGTGCGCAAATAGCATACCTGGCCAAACATAGGTACTGTAGAGTGAGGTACATAATAATGTGAACGTCAGGACCTGCATGACGAAGCTGTCTTCTTTCACCACAAAGTTCCACAGGATCATCCCAACACAAGTTAGAAACTAGAGACAATGGcataaatgcaaacatttactGATGTGAAGTTTCGCCTACAGGTGGATTTCTTTTGTCCATATAATTACTGGAAATCAAATCAGTTGGGAAAGTGTGTTTAAGTGTGCTCACCTGTGCCAAAAAAAGGTTGACTGTAAACATGTGAGGCAGCCTCTTGAATTTCTTacttaaaaacatgacagtaatTGTCCACACctggagaaaacacattttaaaatgatttatgttACCCCACAAACAGACTTTTGCACAGAAGCTAACTATGACTAATATCAATAATTGTTGTCTggttattatatttaaaagcaaaaggTGAAATTATTCAACAGAATGGCTTGCTTAAGAAATACTAAAGGTGAACAATTACAGTATAAAATACTGCAGAATACAAACATGTTTCATCCCTACAAAGATTATTCGTTGTTAAAGCAACAACATGCAGGTTCTTTAAAGATAATCTGAAAGTGATAATTAATCGAATGAGGAAGTAGGTCTATCAGTCAGTAAAACATCTGTTAGCCTACAAATCCTCTAAGTTTTTTAATGTCAGACTGCCTTCAAACACCTTGCAAGAagttaaattttgtattttaatttcatttggaATCAGATGAACAGGAGATGTGTAATATCAATGGCAAATTGTACCAATTATGGAAGTAATAAACCATAATCACACTGCTTTCAGTTATGAAGcagaacattttcattttgtgacaAATGCATAATGAAGCATGACTTCACTTTGACCTCAGTTTCTGCATCCtgagatacaaaaaaaatgaacacatgaaCCAGCCAATCCACACTCAGTTATAAAACATTAGCCAGCAAGTTTACATATGTCACACTTAAGTATCTAGTTGTGACTCACCAGAACAACCAAGCTCACTATGCTTATGTTAAAGCTGACATTCTGCAGTGAATTCATCAGAAGCTGAGGAT is a genomic window of Plectropomus leopardus isolate mb chromosome 10, YSFRI_Pleo_2.0, whole genome shotgun sequence containing:
- the gpr155a gene encoding integral membrane protein GPR155, producing the protein MIQAPGRTTNFSEGDLWKDPSALSSSMSIDKLLPALLECFGIILCGYIAGRANIITSTQAKGLGNFVSKFALPALLFKNMVLLDFGNVIWPFLWSILIAKVSVFFIVCVLTLIVSSPESRYSKAGLFSIFATQSNDFALGYPIVEALYKSTYPEYLQYIYLVAPVSLMLLNPIGFAFCEIQKWKNQGNHQQSKLLIVGLVVLQVLKNPIVFMVVIGIIAHFALHQTIPPFMAEFVDGLANSFGGAALFYLGLSMVGQLGKLTRSTVVTLILLITAKLLLMPLICKDMVDLLDNSNSSALNHSSLSNYAFLYGVFPTAPSVAIYAVYYNAELEVITAGMVISTFLSAPIMYVSAWLLTMRWMDPQLLMNSLQNVSFNISIVSLVVLVWTITVMFLSKKFKRLPHMFTVNLFLAQFLTCVGMILWNFVVKEDSFVMQVLTFTLLCTSLYSTYVWPGLIALSLVLMKGFEDVKVSPGMFVIAGWGVPASVTAVLLISGQRMSDTIDSAFFYGKPQIICTTVVLAFGILLGGSSLVCLSRGSWAQNDQTQEEDSAEALVTEVDPENQTLFEPVTSSGDPNGACLICDCAPTQPMPDMIISTNVNNTPTTLTGQCENSCVSTDCLLARVEELQQVADRQVARHVLLCLLLTVSLLANLSSCLWLLFNAVPGRLYLELQFFCAVANYGQGFLSFALFGLDKHLIILPFKKRLYSLWHGRKQEQQPETDLPEEIRMTCTQFTKYHKDQCFIDIVKKRRCGKRTQVDCFLGCELVEWLQQVGLAQDQGEAVLYGTRLEQGGVLQHIKQEHGFQDSRLYYRFMT